From the genome of Bradyrhizobium elkanii USDA 76, one region includes:
- a CDS encoding peptidylprolyl isomerase, whose product MTTSPPETKTGLRLGLATLAATGCLVAVLAAGLPVRAAESDPVLAKVNGSEIHASDVALAEEELGPSLQQMDPSTRKDNVLSFLIDMKIVSKAAEDKKIENNDDFKKRLAFTRNRLLMDSLLASEGKAATTDDAMKKVYEEAAKQITGEQEVRARHILVETEDEAKAIKAELEKGADFGELAKKKSKDPGASDGGDLGFFTKEQMVPEFSAVAFSLEPGKISDPVKSQFGWHIIKVEEKRNRKAPDFEQVKAQIETYVTRKAQADYVAKLREAAKVERMDKPADAAAPADAAKDAPKPADNKMAPAKK is encoded by the coding sequence ATGACCACCTCGCCCCCGGAAACCAAAACCGGCCTGCGCCTCGGCCTCGCCACCCTGGCCGCGACGGGCTGTCTTGTCGCAGTGCTGGCTGCCGGCCTCCCGGTCCGGGCCGCGGAATCCGACCCGGTGCTGGCGAAGGTCAACGGCTCGGAGATCCACGCCAGCGACGTGGCGCTCGCCGAGGAGGAACTCGGCCCGAGCCTGCAGCAGATGGACCCCTCGACCCGCAAGGACAACGTGCTGTCCTTCCTGATCGACATGAAGATCGTGTCCAAGGCCGCCGAGGACAAGAAGATCGAGAACAATGACGACTTCAAGAAGCGGCTCGCCTTCACCCGCAACCGCCTGTTGATGGACAGCCTGCTTGCCAGCGAGGGCAAGGCCGCGACCACCGACGACGCCATGAAGAAGGTCTATGAGGAGGCCGCCAAGCAGATCACCGGCGAGCAGGAGGTGCGCGCCCGCCACATCCTGGTCGAGACCGAGGACGAGGCCAAGGCGATCAAGGCCGAGCTCGAGAAGGGCGCCGACTTCGGCGAGCTCGCCAAGAAGAAGTCCAAGGACCCCGGCGCCTCCGACGGCGGCGACCTCGGCTTCTTCACCAAGGAGCAGATGGTGCCGGAATTCTCCGCGGTCGCCTTCTCGCTCGAGCCGGGCAAGATCTCCGATCCGGTGAAGTCGCAGTTCGGCTGGCACATCATCAAGGTCGAGGAAAAGCGCAACCGCAAGGCGCCCGACTTCGAGCAGGTGAAGGCCCAGATCGAGACCTATGTGACCCGCAAGGCGCAGGCCGACTACGTCGCCAAGCTGCGCGAGGCCGCCAAGGTCGAGCGCATGGA